Within Halalkalibaculum roseum, the genomic segment TCGTTGGTCTCTCCGATACTGGCACAACTTTCGATGCGATCGGGCCACTCCATAAAGCTCAGCTGCTCCTGGAACAACTCATCCAGCTCCGATTCGTCCAGTCCGTAACCGATCAGCTCCTCCAGAAGCTTTCTCATCTTTTCGGCACCGATCTCAAGGCGGTCTGACTTATCCAGCGTAGTAGTCTGACGTTCAACGATGAACCCTCGGCCTTTCTCACTGTGCACCAGTCCCTCATCCGCCAGTATGTGATAGGCCTTTCGCACAGTGTGGAAACTCGTTTCCAGCTGCTGGCCCAGCTCACGCGTAGACGGCAACACCTCTCCCACCTGAAACTGCTTGGTGGCAATCATCAGACGAATACGATCGGCGATATACTTTGCGGAGGTTTTCAAGATATAACTGTTTCAGTTTCTGAACGCACAAAAGATAGGTGTTTATATGATGATTCTCATAGATGGATTTGAGGAACCTTACCGTAGAGCGATTTGCCAAATCGCTCCAGAATTTGAGTGAGCGGATAAACAATCCGCTCTACGTTTTCATTACCGCGAATATCAGCGGCAAGTATTACTTACTGTTCTCAACCAGTTTCTTGAGCTCCGATACCAGCATCAGCGATTCGATGGGTGTCATCCTGTTCGGGTCGCTCGCCTCCAACTTGTCGATAAGCTGTTCAATGCGGGGATCAAGCTGGGTCTGGAAGAGCGACATCTGCTCGATCTGCTCCTGCTTGTCCATATCCTTTGCCGCCTTCTTGGCAGCAACAGCTTTTTTCTTGGCGCCCTCAGCCAGTGTGCCATTGCTGTCGGTGATATCCAGGCTATGGCTCTCCAGGTTTTTCAGAATCTCTTTGGCCCGTTCTATCACGATGGAAGGCAAACCCGCCATATCAGCGACCTGTATACCGTAGCTGTGATCAGCCCCTCCCCGAACCAGCTTGCGGAGAAAAATAACTTTCCCGTCATGTTCCTTAACCTGAACATTATAGTTTACAATATGGTCATACATATTTTCCAGCTCATTCAGCTCATGATAGTGAGTGGCAAACAAGGTCTTTGCCGCAACAGAAGGCTGGTTATGTAGGTATTCGGCCAGCGCCCACGCTATACTGAGTCCATCGAAAGTACTGGTTCCCCGCCCGACTTCATCGAGCAAAATGAGTGAATTTCTCGTTGCATTGTTCAGGATATTCGCTGCCTCATTCATCTCTACCAAAAAAGTACTCTCGCCCGCCGCCAGATTATCCGAAGCTCCTACCCGGGTGAAGATTTTATCGACCATCCCGATATGGGCATCCTTAGCCGGCACAAAACAGCCTATCTGCGCCAGCAAGACAATGAGGCCCGTCTGCCTGAGAATGATACTTTTACCCGCCATATTCGGGCCGGTTATAATCAGTATCTGCTCATCTTCATTTTCCAGGTGGATGTCATTCGGAATAAAGGGTTCTCCTGGAGGCAATGTTTTTTCCACCACCGGGTGACGGCCTTTGGTAATATCGATCACCTGGTCATCCGCCATGGCCGGTTTGCAGTAATTATTGCGATAGGACACCTCTGCAAAACTTTGCAGGCAATCCAGTTCAGCAAGAGCCTGTGCAATCCGCTGTACTTCATCGGCAAATTCGGAAACATAGAGCCTGAGCTCTTCAAATAGTTCGTATTCCAGGGTCTTGCTGCGTTCTTCAGAGGAGAGTATTTTCTCTTCTACTTCCTTCAGTTCAGGCGTGATGTAACGCTCAGAATTTACCAGGGTCTGCTTGCGAATAAAATGCTCAGGTACCTTTTCTTTGTGGGTATTGGTCACTTCAATATAATAGCCGAACACCTTGTTGTAGCCGATCTTCAACGAACTGATACCGGTCTCCTGTGCCAGCTCTTCTTTAATCTTGGCAATATAATTTTTCCCATTGCGAGCTACATCGCGAAGTTCATCCAGCTCGTCATTAAAACCGTCCTTAAAAATACCGCCGTCGCGCACACTGGCCGGAGGATCTTCCTGGATGGCCTTTTCAATGCGCTCCTGAACTTCGATGAGCAGTTTCAAGCGGTCCCTGATATCGTTGAGCAGTGGTTCATCGAGTTTGCTGAACTGCATTTTGATACGCGGCACCTGAGCTAGGGAAAGCTTAAGCTGCATCAGGTCACGGGCATTGGCCCGTCCCACGCAAATGCGCGATATTAGCCGCTCAAGATCGCCCACCTGCTCCAGTTCCTCTCGCAGATTCTCTCTGGCATCATGATTCACGTTCAAAGCTTCCACCGCATTCAGGCGCCGGCTGATCGGCTTCAATCGTTTCAATGGACTCATAATCCATTTACGCAAGAGACGTCCGCCCATTGCCGTACAGGTGTCATCCAATATGGAAATCAGCGTCCCCTCAGTGCCGCCTTCCTGAATGGAGGTGATTAGTTCCAGATTTCGCTTGGTGGAACCGTCGAGAGACATGAATTCCTGGTTTTCAAAAGCCTGCAGTCGCTTTATATGTCCGAGTGAAGCCTTCTGAGTCTCCTGTATGTAGTGCATCAGAGCTCCCGCGGCAATTTGGGCCACATTCAGATCTTCGACTCCGAAGCCCTTCAAAGAGTGGGTTTCGAAATGATCGGTCAGCAGATTATAGCCGTAATCGCCTTCGTAGACCCAGTCTTCGATAAACGTGATGTTATGATCCTGCAGTTCAGCGGGCACATTATTCTTGCGGCTCTTCGACAACAAAATTTCAGAAGGCGAGATGGATTGAAGCAAGTCATCCACCTGGTTTTTATGTACCTGGCTCAGTGCAAACTCTCCGGTCGACACATCCGCAAAAGCGACTCCTGCGGTTCCGCCTGCCCAGTATATGGCCGCCGCATAATTATTGCGCTTGTGCTCCAGCAGTTTTTCCGACATGGTGACGCCCGGCGTAGTAATCTCAGTGACTTCACGGTTCACTACCTTACGTCCGGCATCCTTGGCTTCGGAGGGATCCTCCACCTGTTCACAGACCGCAACCCGGTGTCCTCTTTTTACGAGTTTTGGCAAGTAGGTATCCAGCGCGTGGTAAGGAAATCCGGCGAGCGGGGTTTGATCTCCCCCGTTATTTCGTTTGGTGAGCGTAATACCAAGTTCTTTACTGACCAGCTCGGCGTCATCGGCAAAGGTTTCATAAAAATCTCCTACCCTGAAAAGCAGTATGGTTCCCGGGTGCTTCTCCTTGATGTCATCATACTGCCGCATGAGTGGTGTCTTCGACTTGGTTTTCGGACTCATGATTTAATTAAAACTTTCTGAATTATTCTCTTATTATTAGCTTTAAATATAATTGATGCCTGTAGATATTTCAGGCATGCTTGGCTGGTATAACTTACAGGAATTAATTATAAGGCTTATCAATTTACAGCAAAATACGGTACGGAAGTATAAGGATTTCTGGAGGCTGATCGTAACGCTGGTTAAGAAGAAAGATGTGTTCCACCATGCATCCGCGATCACTTTCAACCTGTTTATCTGCGCCATACCTTTCACCCTGCTACTTATTTCCATCATAGGGTATGTACTGTCTTATGAAGATGCCTTTCAGGAAATTTTACGCTACGGGAGAGAACTCTTTCCAAGCTTTACCTACGAGTACCAAAGCGGAGATGTGTTCAGGGGAGCCATTACACTAGAGACTCTACTGGAACCGCTGATCGGTGCGCGCCGTGTGTTTGGTATTGTAGGTTTTGTGGTTCTGATATTTTTCTCTCAGGGTCTCTTTCATACAATCAAGCATGTGGTATTTGATATTTTTGATATCGAAGACCGGAGACATCCTATCCTTGAGATGATATACAATTTCTTTACTTTCGGGCTTATGGGCGGTGTTTTTATCTTCTTCAGTGTAGCCATTTCCCTGATCTCCCTACTATCTTTTGATCAGATTGCGCTCCCTTTCACTGAAATGGTGTTCAAGCTGAGTTGGGTCTATGAAATGTTGAATATCGTTATTCCACTCCTGTTTACCTTTTTCCTGTTTTATATCCTGTTTCGCTATATCAGTGAAAAACGGATGAAACGCAAAGTTGCCATGCTGGCAGCCTTCGTGTATACTTTTTTGTTTGAGGTAGCAAAGTATGGAGTGGGTATTTACCTGGAGTACGCCATTCAGGCTTACCGCTATTTTTATCACGGTTACACTATTTTGGTCATTATCGGTGTCTGGGCGTTTTATTCCGCAGCACTTCTTATCATCTCCGTCATTGTAGCTAAAGCGTACCAAGAGATATTTGTAAAGGAAGTTCATCTGTCCGGAAACCCATATGAAGCTATTTCCTGATTCTAACAGCTATGTCTAAGATCCTTTCTCAAAGTTTTTACCGTCGTGATGATGTCGTGAACATCAGTCGTGAGCTTTTGGGCAAGGTACTGTGTACACAGTTTAAAGGAACCATTCAAACCGCGGGAATAATAACTGAAACAGAAGCCTATCGCGGACGAGATGACAAGGCCTGTCATGCACACGGCAAACGCACCGAGCGTACGGAAGTAATGTATCATGACGGGGGCAAAGCCTATGTGTATTTATGCTACGGCATCCATCATCTCTTTAATATCGTAACCAATACTGAAGGAATCGCGGATGCCATCCTGATTCGTGCTATCCAACCCGTTGAAGGCTTGGAATTGATGCTGGAAAGGCGCGGCCAGGAAGAGGTGTCGCCCAAGCTTACGGCCGGACCCGGGAGGGTGAGTCAGTCGCTAGGTATTACAACGAATTATTATGGAATGGATTTAACGGGGAATCATTCCATATGGATTGAAGACAGGGGCCATAGTATCGAGCAGAGTCAGATTCAAAGTTCTCCCAGGATTGGTGTGGATTACGCGGGCGAAGATGCCAAAAGGCCCTGGCGTTTTTTCTTGAAGGAAAGCAAATGGGTGAGTTAAAAATTCTGTGCCAAGAAACTTTTCCTCAACAAGGCTATGCCAAG encodes:
- the mutS gene encoding DNA mismatch repair protein MutS, which produces MSPKTKSKTPLMRQYDDIKEKHPGTILLFRVGDFYETFADDAELVSKELGITLTKRNNGGDQTPLAGFPYHALDTYLPKLVKRGHRVAVCEQVEDPSEAKDAGRKVVNREVTEITTPGVTMSEKLLEHKRNNYAAAIYWAGGTAGVAFADVSTGEFALSQVHKNQVDDLLQSISPSEILLSKSRKNNVPAELQDHNITFIEDWVYEGDYGYNLLTDHFETHSLKGFGVEDLNVAQIAAGALMHYIQETQKASLGHIKRLQAFENQEFMSLDGSTKRNLELITSIQEGGTEGTLISILDDTCTAMGGRLLRKWIMSPLKRLKPISRRLNAVEALNVNHDARENLREELEQVGDLERLISRICVGRANARDLMQLKLSLAQVPRIKMQFSKLDEPLLNDIRDRLKLLIEVQERIEKAIQEDPPASVRDGGIFKDGFNDELDELRDVARNGKNYIAKIKEELAQETGISSLKIGYNKVFGYYIEVTNTHKEKVPEHFIRKQTLVNSERYITPELKEVEEKILSSEERSKTLEYELFEELRLYVSEFADEVQRIAQALAELDCLQSFAEVSYRNNYCKPAMADDQVIDITKGRHPVVEKTLPPGEPFIPNDIHLENEDEQILIITGPNMAGKSIILRQTGLIVLLAQIGCFVPAKDAHIGMVDKIFTRVGASDNLAAGESTFLVEMNEAANILNNATRNSLILLDEVGRGTSTFDGLSIAWALAEYLHNQPSVAAKTLFATHYHELNELENMYDHIVNYNVQVKEHDGKVIFLRKLVRGGADHSYGIQVADMAGLPSIVIERAKEILKNLESHSLDITDSNGTLAEGAKKKAVAAKKAAKDMDKQEQIEQMSLFQTQLDPRIEQLIDKLEASDPNRMTPIESLMLVSELKKLVENSK
- a CDS encoding YihY/virulence factor BrkB family protein, with the translated sequence MPVDISGMLGWYNLQELIIRLINLQQNTVRKYKDFWRLIVTLVKKKDVFHHASAITFNLFICAIPFTLLLISIIGYVLSYEDAFQEILRYGRELFPSFTYEYQSGDVFRGAITLETLLEPLIGARRVFGIVGFVVLIFFSQGLFHTIKHVVFDIFDIEDRRHPILEMIYNFFTFGLMGGVFIFFSVAISLISLLSFDQIALPFTEMVFKLSWVYEMLNIVIPLLFTFFLFYILFRYISEKRMKRKVAMLAAFVYTFLFEVAKYGVGIYLEYAIQAYRYFYHGYTILVIIGVWAFYSAALLIISVIVAKAYQEIFVKEVHLSGNPYEAIS
- a CDS encoding DNA-3-methyladenine glycosylase, which produces MSKILSQSFYRRDDVVNISRELLGKVLCTQFKGTIQTAGIITETEAYRGRDDKACHAHGKRTERTEVMYHDGGKAYVYLCYGIHHLFNIVTNTEGIADAILIRAIQPVEGLELMLERRGQEEVSPKLTAGPGRVSQSLGITTNYYGMDLTGNHSIWIEDRGHSIEQSQIQSSPRIGVDYAGEDAKRPWRFFLKESKWVS